In one Streptomyces sp. NBC_01288 genomic region, the following are encoded:
- a CDS encoding helix-turn-helix domain containing protein, producing MNPHPPNTPPDGEPPTPQSLRQRYESGSTVEELMAASGLSYGTLLNRLREAGTVMRTSWQTRRMRADPEARRRLAARLRNLYEEHGATLTELAAAAGESRIVARRLLIEAGGTVRTTKQTVRIRSAARAARQQKLALSLRARYEAGATVPALAKECSYSVATVYRLLLQADTRMRPQHDHGPARAPRKPS from the coding sequence ATGAACCCACACCCCCCGAACACACCCCCGGACGGTGAACCACCGACCCCGCAGTCCCTGCGTCAACGGTACGAGTCCGGTTCCACCGTCGAGGAACTCATGGCTGCCAGCGGCCTGTCGTACGGCACTCTTCTCAACCGGCTGCGTGAGGCCGGGACCGTGATGCGCACCTCGTGGCAGACCCGCCGGATGCGAGCGGACCCAGAAGCGCGCCGACGTCTCGCGGCCCGTCTGCGGAACCTCTACGAGGAGCACGGAGCGACCCTCACCGAACTCGCCGCAGCGGCGGGTGAGTCGAGGATCGTTGCCCGGCGCCTGCTCATCGAGGCCGGCGGCACCGTGCGCACCACGAAGCAGACGGTGCGGATCCGTTCTGCGGCGCGTGCCGCCAGGCAGCAGAAGCTCGCTCTGTCTCTGCGGGCGCGCTACGAAGCTGGCGCCACCGTGCCCGCACTCGCCAAGGAGTGCAGCTACTCCGTCGCCACCGTCTACCGGCTTCTGCTCCAAGCAGACACCCGTATGCGTCCCCAGCACGACCACGGTCCGGCTCGCGCTCCACGGAAGCCGTCATGA